Proteins from one Primulina huaijiensis isolate GDHJ02 chromosome 18, ASM1229523v2, whole genome shotgun sequence genomic window:
- the LOC140964473 gene encoding callose synthase 12-like, producing the protein MNQRPQPPSAKNDDVYNIIPIHNLLDDHPSLRFPEVRAAAAALRAVGDLRRPPFSTWEPHYDLLDWLALFFGFQASNVNNQREHLVLHLSNAQMRLSPPPDNIDTLDPAVLRRFRRRLLKNYTSWCSYLNLKSNIWLSDSSRNASGDHRRELLYVSLYLLIWGESANIRFVPECICYIFHNIAMELNKILEDYIDENTGRPFLPSVSGENAYLNKIVKPIYDTIKAEVDNSRNGTAPHSAWRNYDDINEYFWSKRCFEKLKWPIDLGSNFFVRGHKGKKVGKTGFVEQRSFWNLFRSFDKLWIMLILFLQAAIIVAWQETTFPWQALKDTRIQVRCLTVFFTWSALRFLQSMLDAGMQYSLVTRETKSLGIRMVLKSLVAAAWIVVFGVFYGRILSKRNADRGWTSAAKSRIVNFLQVAVVFIAPELLALALFVLPWIRNFLENTNWKIFYLLSWWFQSKTFVGRGLREGLVDNVKYTLFWIVVLATKFAFSYFMQIKPLIAPTKTLLDLKNIDYEWHEFFGHSNRFAVGLLWLPVILIYLMDIQIWYSIYSSFVGAAVGLFDHLGEIRNMQQLRLRFQFFASAIQFNLMPEEQLLNARGTFSSKIKDAIHRLKLRYGLGRPFKKLESNQVEAYKFALIWNEIINVFREEDIVSDHEVELLELPQNDDKDPKCNWEIRVIQWPCLLLCNELLLALSQAKELVDAPDRWLWYKIGKTEYRRCAVIESYDSLRHFLLAIVKYDSEERSIIRIFFQEIDEWSRLEKFTKNYNMTALHRIHEKVVHLLDLVLKPNKDADKVVNSLQALYETAIRDFLKEKRSNDQLKEDGLAPQGTMSDRLLFQNAVELPSASNDKFYRRVRRLHTILTSRDSMQKVPENLEARRRIAFFSNSLFMNMPHAPQVEKMMAFSVLTPYYSEEVLYSKEHLRTENEDGISTLFYLKTIYADDWRNFLERMRREGMVSEKELWTNRLRDLRLWASYRGQTLTRTVRGMMYYYRALEMLAFLDSASEMDMREGSQQLGSMRYSNNVDGLSSERSPSSRSLSRANSSVSLLFKGHERGTALMKYTYVVACQIYGSQKAKKDPHAEEILYLMKNNEALRVAYVDEVLSGRDEKDYYSVLVKFDQKLQREVEIYRVKLPGPVKLGEGKPENQNHAIIFSRGDAVQTIDMNQDNYFEEALKIRNLLEEFTRYYGIRKPTILGVREHIFTGSVSSLAWFMSAQEMSFVTLGQRVLANPLKVRMHYGHPDVFDRFWFLTRGGISKASRVINISEDIFAGFNCTLRGGNVTHHEYIQVGKGRDVGLNQISMFEAKVASGNGEQILSRDVYRLGHRLDFFRMLSFFYTTVGFFFNTMMILLTVYAFLWGRLYLALSGVEGSALANNADDNKALGTILNQQFIIQLGLFTALPMVVQSSLEFGFLNALWDFITMQLQLSSIFYTFSMGTRGHYFGRTVLHGGAKYRATGRGFVVQHKSFAENYRLYARSHFVKAVELGLILTVYASYSPVATGTFVYIALTISSWFLVLSWILGPFIFNPSGFDWLKTVYDFDEFMNWIWYRGGVFTKSEQSWEKWWDEEQDHLRTTGLWGKVLEIILDLRFFFFQFGIVYQLGIAAGSKSIAVYLLSWIYVVVALVLYMVVAYARDKYAAKEHVYYRLVQFLVIILVIVVIIALLEFTQFKFIDLFTSLLAFVPTGWGFISIAQVLRPFLEKTMLWQVVVSLARLYDIMFGVIVMAPVALLSWLPGFQNMQTKILFNQAFSRGLHISQIVAGKKPKADL; encoded by the coding sequence ATGAATCAACGGCCTCAGCCACCCTCTGCCAAGAACGACGATGTATACAACATCATCCCCATTCACAATCTCCTCGACGACCACCCTTCGCTCCGTTTCCCGGAAGTCCGGGCCGCTGCGGCCGCCCTTCGGGCTGTCGGTGACCTGAGAAGGCCGCCTTTCTCAACATGGGAGCCCCACTACGACCTTCTTGACTGGCTCGCGCTCTTCTTTGGTTTCCAAGCTTCAAATGTCAACAACCAGAGGGAGCATCTCGTACTCCATCTATCCAATGCTCAGATGCGCCTCTCTCCGCCTCCGGACAACATTGATACTCTTGACCCTGCTGTCCTCCGCCGCTTCCGCCGCAGGCTCTTGAAAAATTACACTAGCTGGTGCTCATACCTCAACCTCAAGTCCAACATCTGGCTCTCTGATTCCTCTCGGAACGCCTCCGGGGATCACCGCCGTGAACTTTTATATGTTTCTCTGTATTTGCTTATCTGGGGAGAGTCTGCCAATATACGTTTTGTCCCGGAATGCATTTGTTATATATTTCATAACATCGCTATGGAATTGAACAAAATCTTGGAGGATTACATTGATGAGAACACTGGGAGGCCTTTTTTACCGTCTGTTTCTGGAGAGAACGCCTATTTGAATAAAATCGTGAAGCCAATTTATGATACAATCAAAGCTGAGGTGGATAATAGTAGGAATGGTACAGCTCCGCACTCTGCTTGGAGGAATTATGATGATATAAATGAGTATTTCTGGAGTAAGCGGTGTTTTGAGAAGCTTAAGTGGCCCATTGACCTGGGGAGTAATTTCTTTGTGAGGGGCCATAAGGGGAAGAAAGTGGGGAAGACTGGGTTTGTTGAGCAGAGGTCGTTTTGGAATCTGTTTAGGAGTTTTGATAAGTTATGGATCATGTTGATTCTGTTTCTTCAAGCAGCAATTATTGTGGCATGGCAGGAAACCACGTTTCCGTGGCAGGCACTGAAGGATACACGCATTCAGGTCAGATGCTTGACTGTGTTTTTCACGTGGAGTGCACTGAGGTTCTTGCAGTCGATGCTGGATGCTGGAATGCAATATAGTCTCGTGACGAGGGAGACTAAATCTTTGGGAATTAGGATGGTTTTGAAAAGTTTGGTTGCAGCTGCCTGGATTGTGGTGTTTGGTGTGTTCTACGGAAGGATATTGAGTAAGAGAAATGCTGATAGGGGTTGGACATCTGCTGCAAAAAGCAGAATTGTAAATTTTCTTCAGGTTGCTGTGGTTTTTATTGCCCCAGAGCTGTTAGCCTTGGCCTTGTTTGTTCTTCCGTGGATTAGAAATTTTTTGGAGAATACAAATTGgaagatattttatttgttgtcCTGGTGGTTCCAGAGCAAGACTTTCGTGGGTCGAGGCCTTAGGGAAGGTCTTGTGGACAATGTAAAGTACACCCTTTTCTGGATTGTGGTGCTTGCAACAAAATTTGCTTTCAGTTACTTCATGCAGATTAAGCCTTTGATTGCTCCCACAAAGACATTgttagatctcaaaaatattgattatgagtGGCATGAGTTCTTTGGTCACAGTAACCGATTTGCTGTGGGGCTGTTGTGGCTCCCAGTTATTTTGATCTACCTCATGGATATACAGATTTGGTATTCAATTTACTCTTCATTTGTTGGCGCAGCGGTTGGGTTGTTTGATCATTTGGGTGAGATTCGTAACATGCAGCAATTGAGGTTGAGGTTTCAGTTCTTCGCTAGTGCTATTCAGTTTAATCTGATGCCTGAAGAACAGCTTTTGAATGCGAGAGGAACATTTAGCAGCAAAATCAAAGATGCCATCCACCGGTTGAAACTGAGATATGGGCTAGGACGGCCCTTCAAAAAGCTAGAATCCAACCAGGTGGAGGCTTACAAATTTGCCTTGATATGGAATGAAATCATTAATGTATTCAGGGAGGAAGACATTGTCTCTGACCATGAGGTGGAGCTATTAGAACTGCCTCAAAATGACGATAAGGATCCTAAATGTAACTGGGAAATTCGAGTGATTCAGTGGCCATGCTTACTTCTGTGTAATGAGCTGTTGCTTGCTCTCAGCCAGGCTAAAGAGTTGGTAGATGCTCCTGATCGGTGGCTTTGGTACAAGATAGGCAAGACCGAGTATCGGCGATGTGCAGTTATCGAATCTTACGACAGTTTGAGGCACTTTTTGCTGGCCATTGTTAAATATGATTCTGAGGAGCGTTCAATAATCAGAATcttttttcaagaaattgatGAGTGGAGTCGGCTGGAGAAATTCACGAAAAACTACAACATGACAGCACTCCACAGAATCCATGAGAAGGTTGTCCATCTTTTAGATCTTGTACTCAAGCCTAATAAAGATGCCGATAAGGTGGTGAATTCTCTTCAGGCACTTTATGAGACTGCAATTAGAGATTTCCTGAAAGAGAAGAGAAGCAATGACCAGCTAAAGGAAGATGGTCTGGCTCCTCAAGGAACAATGTCTGATAGATTGCTTTTTCAAAATGCTGTTGAGTTACCGAGTGCAAGCAATGATAAATTCTATCGTAGAGTTCGGCGGTTGCACACAATTCTGACATCTCGGGATTCAATGCAAAAGGTGCCTGAAAATCTTGAGGCAAGACGCCGGATTGCCTTCTTCAGCAATTCCTTGTTCATGAACATGCCCCATGCTCCACAAGTTGAGAAAATGATGGCCTTTAGTGTATTGACTCCATATTACAGTGAGGAGGTATTATACAGCAAGGAACACCTTCGAACTGAGAATGAAGATGGGATTTCCACGCTTTTCTACTTGAAGACCATCTATGCCGATGATTGGAGAAATTTCTTGGAGAGGATGCGGCGAGAAGGGATGGTAAGTGAAAAAGAATTGTGGACCAATAGATTGAGAGATCTTCGACTTTGGGCATCATATAGAGGCCAGACACTGACTCGCACTGTGAGGGGAATGATGTACTATTATAGAGCCCTTGAAATGCTGGCTTTTCTAGATTCTGCTTCTGAGATGGACATGAGAGAAGGATCTCAACAACTTGGTTCTATGAGGTATAGTAACAATGTGGACGGTTTAAGCTCAGAAAGATCACCCTCCTCGAGAAGTTTGAGCCGAGCTAATAGTTCAGTCAGCTTGTTGTTCAAAGGCCATGAGCGTGGGACTGCTTTGATGAAATACACTTATGTGGTAGCTTGTCAGATTTATGGTTCTCAAAAGGCGAAAAAAGATCCCCATGCTGAGGAGATACTATATCTGATGAAAAATAACGAAGCACTTCGTGTTGCTTATGTTGATGAGGTGTTGTCAGGAAGGGATGAGAAAGATTATTACTCTGTCCTGGTGAAATTTGACCAGAAGTTGCAGAGAGAAGTTGAGATATATCGTGTCAAGTTACCTGGTCCAGTGAAGCTTGGAGAGGGTAAACCGGAGAATCAGAATCATGCCATTATCTTCAGTAGGGGAGATGCAGTTCAGACCATTGACATGAACCAGGACAACTATTTCGAAGAGGCTTTAAAGATCCGGAACCTTTTGGAGGAATTTACTCGCTACTATGGCATCCGGAAACCTACCATCTTGGGAGTTCGAGAACATATTTTTACAGGTTCTGTATCGTCACTTGCTTGGTTCATGTCTGCTCAGGAAATGAGTTTTGTCACCTTGGGGCAGCGTGTTTTAGCTAATCCCTTGAAAGTTcggatgcattatgggcatccTGATGTGTTTGACAGGTTTTGGTTTTTGACTCGAGGAGGGATAAGCAAAGCTTCCAGAGTAATTAATATCAGTGAGGATATTTTTGCTGGATTCAATTGCACATTGCGAGGCGGAAATGTTACTCACCATGAATATATCCAAGTAGGAAAGGGAAGGGATGTTGGGCTAAATCAAATTTCTATGTTTGAAGCTAAGGTTGCCAGTGGAAACGGTGAGCAAATTCTGAGCCGAGATGTGTACAGATTGGGTCATAGGCTGGACTTCTTTAGAATGCTCTCGTTCTTTTATACTACTGTTGGCTTTTTTTTCAATACCATGATGATTCTTCTTACCGTGTATGCCTTTTTGTGGGGCCGGCTTTATCTTGCGTTGAGTGGAGTAGAAGGTTCTGCATTAGCAAATAATGCAGATGATAATAAAGCACTTGGTACAATATTGAACCAGCAATTCATAATCCAACTCGGACTCTTTACTGCCTTGCCAATGGTTGTGCAAAGTTCACTTGAATTTGGCTTTCTGAATGCTCTCTGGGACTTTATTACGATGCAGCTCCAGCTTTCTTCAATATTCTATACATTCTCCATGGGAACCCGTGGTCATTACTTTGGAAGGACTGTTCTGCATGGTGGTGCAAAATACCGTGCAACGGGGCGAGGTTTTGTGGTGCAGCATAAGAGTTTTGCTGAGAATTATAGATTGTATGCCCGAAGTCATTTTGTGAAGGCTGTCGAACTTGGTTTGATACTTACCGTGTATGCTTCCTACAGCCCCGTAGCTACAGGCACTTTCGTGTACATAGCATTGACAATTTCCAGTTGGTTTTTAGTCTTGTCCTGGATTCTGGGTCCTTTCATTTTTAACCCTTCGGGTTTTGATTGGTTAAAAACTGTTTACGATTTCGATGAGTTTATGAACTGGATATGGTACAGGGGTGGCGTGTTCACGAAGTCTGAACAGAGCTGGGAAAAGTGGTGGGATGAAGAGCAAGATCATTTAAGGACAACTGGTCTTTGGGGAAAGGTACTGGAAATTATTTTGGACCTCCGTTTCTTCTTCTTTCAGTTTGGGATTGTGTATCAGTTGGGCATTGCTGCTGGAAGCAAGAGCATTGCTGTTTACTTGCTTTCATGGATCTACGTGGTTGTGGCTCTTGTACTTTATATGGTAGTAGCATATGCTCGTGACAAATATGCTGCAAAGGAACACGTCTACTATCGTTTGGTGCAGTTCCTTGTTATTATTCTTGTGATAGTTGTGATAATTGCATTGCTGGAGTTTACTCAGTTCAAATTTATTGATCTCTTCACAAGTTTACTGGCTTTTGTCCCCACCGGGTGGGGATTTATATCGATCGCACAGGTCCTAAGACCCTTTTTGGAGAAAACAATGCTCTGGCAGGTTGTTGTTTCGTTAGCTCGCTTGTATGACATAATGTTCGGAGTTATTGTGATGGCTCCTGTGGCCCTTTTATCATGGTTGCCTGGATTCCAAAATATGCAGACTAAGATTCTTTTCAATCAAGCATTTAGTAGGGGCCTTCACATATCTCAGATTGTGGCAGGAAAAAAACCTAAGGCTGATCTGTGA